The Variovorax paradoxus genome window below encodes:
- a CDS encoding LysR family transcriptional regulator — protein sequence MFDWENLRHFLAVGRAGTLSGAARSLGVDHATVSRRLAALEAELGLPLVERLPRACRLTAAGLEVFEQAKAMESASFAIARRSQARQVSLRGKVTLSASPVLATHFLAARMADFHSAYPDIQLSVRSEAQQVSLSRGEADLALRHVRPSEPNNIARRVGRIPFALYAGRDYPALAEPARWTFIAYDDRFADMPQQRWLLGNAGERPVSCELGDISSQLVAARAGAGVAGLPCFLGDAEPALVKLEPGGEPFEHAIWLVTHRELKRSATVRAVMDYLARAFADSEALRLP from the coding sequence ATGTTCGACTGGGAGAACCTGCGCCATTTCCTGGCCGTCGGCCGCGCCGGCACGCTGTCGGGCGCCGCGCGTTCGCTGGGTGTCGACCATGCGACGGTGAGCCGCCGGCTGGCGGCGCTCGAGGCCGAACTGGGATTGCCGCTGGTGGAGCGGCTGCCGCGCGCCTGTCGCCTGACGGCCGCGGGCCTCGAGGTCTTCGAGCAGGCCAAGGCGATGGAGAGCGCCTCTTTCGCCATCGCGCGGCGCAGCCAGGCGCGGCAGGTGTCGCTGCGCGGCAAGGTGACGCTGAGCGCCTCGCCGGTGCTGGCCACGCACTTCCTCGCCGCGCGCATGGCGGACTTCCATTCGGCCTACCCGGACATCCAGCTGTCGGTGCGCTCCGAGGCCCAGCAGGTCTCGCTGAGCCGCGGCGAGGCGGACCTCGCACTGCGCCATGTGCGGCCCAGCGAACCGAACAACATCGCGCGCCGCGTCGGCCGCATTCCCTTCGCGCTCTATGCGGGCCGCGACTACCCCGCCCTCGCGGAGCCCGCGCGCTGGACCTTCATCGCCTACGACGACCGCTTCGCCGACATGCCCCAGCAGCGCTGGCTGCTCGGCAACGCGGGCGAGCGCCCGGTGAGCTGCGAACTCGGCGACATCAGCAGCCAGCTCGTTGCCGCGCGTGCCGGCGCCGGCGTCGCGGGCCTGCCCTGCTTCCTCGGCGACGCCGAGCCCGCATTGGTGAAGCTCGAGCCCGGCGGCGAGCCCTTCGAGCATGCGATCTGGCTGGTCACGCACCGCGAGCTCAAGCGCTCGGCCACGGTGCGCGCGGTGATGGACTATCTCGCCCGGGCCTTCGCCGACAGCGAGGCGCTGCGGCTGCCCTGA
- a CDS encoding MFS transporter, whose amino-acid sequence MRTGSSSRRGTLVAASLGFVVVLLDVSVVNVALDALLREFRTDVAGLQWVVNAYTLVFAALLLSSGALGDRFGPRRIYLGGLALFTVASVACGAAPGLGTLVAARLLQGVGAALLVPNSLLMLQRAFADPAERSRAIGWWGAIGGIAMAAGPVLGGVLVAHGGWRSIFLINLPIGLLAGALTMRHVPADGPGHARRLDGPGQLAAVLALAALTATLVEAGRLGWTSAWVAGGLLLALAAGGAFVWIEARSAAPMLPLGLLRIRAFAIASLCGVVVNFGYYGLVFVFSLFFQVQQHLSPQRTGLAFLPMTLVLMGASVLAGRLVTRIGARRLMVMGLGLAACGYALLLPVRIEGAYAWLIVPMLLAASGTALCVPTMTNLALSSVEASRAGIASGVLNAARQVGGLLGVAVFGHLVRHTAPQAFLRGMQLSAGIAAVLLLLGCALCWWRLAPLPRGR is encoded by the coding sequence ATGCGAACCGGATCGTCGTCGCGCCGGGGCACGCTGGTGGCCGCGTCGCTGGGCTTCGTCGTGGTGCTGCTCGACGTGAGCGTGGTCAATGTCGCGCTCGACGCGCTGCTGCGCGAGTTCCGCACCGACGTGGCCGGGCTGCAATGGGTAGTCAATGCCTACACGCTGGTGTTCGCGGCCCTGCTGCTGAGCAGTGGCGCGCTCGGCGACCGCTTCGGGCCGCGCCGCATCTACCTCGGCGGCCTCGCGCTGTTCACCGTGGCCTCGGTCGCCTGCGGCGCGGCGCCCGGGCTCGGCACGCTGGTGGCGGCGCGCCTGCTGCAGGGCGTCGGCGCGGCGCTGCTGGTGCCCAACTCGCTGCTGATGCTGCAGCGGGCCTTCGCGGACCCGGCCGAGCGCAGCCGCGCGATCGGCTGGTGGGGCGCGATCGGCGGCATCGCGATGGCGGCCGGGCCGGTGCTCGGCGGCGTGCTGGTCGCGCACGGGGGCTGGCGCAGCATCTTCCTGATCAACCTGCCGATCGGCCTGCTGGCCGGGGCCCTGACCATGCGCCACGTGCCCGCCGACGGGCCGGGCCATGCGCGGCGCCTCGACGGGCCCGGGCAACTGGCGGCCGTGCTCGCGCTCGCCGCGCTGACGGCGACGCTGGTCGAGGCCGGGCGACTGGGCTGGACCAGCGCCTGGGTCGCGGGCGGGCTGCTGCTGGCGCTCGCGGCGGGCGGGGCCTTCGTCTGGATCGAGGCACGCAGCGCCGCGCCGATGCTGCCGCTGGGCCTGCTGCGCATCCGCGCCTTCGCGATCGCCTCCCTGTGCGGCGTGGTCGTCAACTTCGGCTACTACGGGCTGGTCTTCGTCTTCAGCCTGTTCTTCCAGGTCCAGCAGCACCTGTCGCCGCAGCGGACCGGCCTGGCCTTCCTGCCGATGACGCTGGTGCTGATGGGCGCCAGCGTGCTCGCGGGCCGGCTCGTCACGCGCATCGGCGCGCGGCGGCTGATGGTGATGGGGCTGGGCCTGGCGGCCTGCGGCTATGCGCTGCTGCTGCCGGTGCGCATCGAGGGCGCCTATGCCTGGCTGATCGTGCCGATGCTGCTGGCCGCGAGCGGCACGGCGCTGTGCGTGCCGACGATGACCAACCTCGCGCTGTCTTCGGTCGAGGCCTCGCGCGCGGGCATCGCCTCGGGCGTGCTGAATGCCGCGCGCCAGGTCGGCGGGCTGCTCGGGGTCGCGGTGTTCGGCCACCTGGTGCGCCACACCGCGCCGCAGGCCTTCCTGCGCGGCATGCAGCTGTCGGCGGGCATCGCCGCGGTGTTGCTGCTGCTGGGCTGCGCGCTGTGCTGGTGGCGGCTCGCGCCGTTGCCGCGCGGCCGATGA
- a CDS encoding EAL domain-containing protein, with protein sequence MNAPSLFLPSHHDPLIVAASLLIATLASFVALDLSRRMRGPRGDFQPLWWSVGSVVLGTGIWSMHFVGMLGFTLPIELGFSGWYTFLSWVAAVAASGVALWVASRPNYSLGRLGLASLVMGGGICAMHYIGMAALQMAPGILWQPVIVALSALIGIGASAVALLIMRNLGRVSAARRPAVQLLAALVMGVAICGMHYTGMAAANFAPDSVCLSAGELHGAGLTVIVVLASCVLLLGTLLGSILEARMQMVTQRLALSLEDANAELTHANRELQRHAFTDALTGLPNRVLFEDRLEHALARMARVNQPLVKERVAILFVDLDGFKPINDSFGHAAGDEILRAAARRLTEVAGDGDTVARIGGDEFLLLLEGVSDAAEAAQVANRALRKLAEPFSLQDKPLQIACSIGIVVYPGQGEPDKLVANADAAMYIAKRAGGANYVMFESHMGSDVAAQLRLQSDLRRAVDLNQFELHYQPKMDGRDGSLSGVEALVRWNHPELGLIGPMQFIGLAERFGMIVRLGDWILDEACRQIAQWRTQGLSMPVAVNLSVMQLREVDFVERVERALTRHAVPASLLLCEITESVAMEDIRATQRTFEGLAAVGVFLSIDDFGTGYSSLSQLRRLPARQVKIDRSFVQDLESKEDSRAVVDAVIRLAHALGLSVVAEGVENEAQRDILLTMGCDELQGFLYSRALPAPQLFDWLAVRAAA encoded by the coding sequence GTGAACGCCCCGTCCCTTTTTCTCCCGTCCCACCACGACCCGCTGATCGTCGCGGCCTCCCTGCTGATCGCCACCCTGGCTTCCTTCGTCGCGCTCGACCTGTCGCGGCGCATGCGCGGGCCGCGCGGGGATTTCCAGCCGCTGTGGTGGAGCGTCGGCTCGGTGGTGCTGGGCACGGGGATCTGGTCGATGCACTTCGTGGGCATGCTGGGCTTCACGCTGCCGATCGAACTCGGCTTCTCGGGCTGGTACACCTTCCTGTCGTGGGTCGCGGCGGTCGCGGCCTCGGGCGTGGCGCTGTGGGTCGCGAGCCGGCCCAACTACAGCCTCGGGCGGCTGGGCCTGGCCTCGCTGGTCATGGGCGGCGGCATCTGCGCCATGCACTACATCGGCATGGCGGCGCTGCAGATGGCGCCCGGCATCCTGTGGCAGCCGGTGATCGTGGCGCTGTCCGCGCTGATCGGCATCGGCGCCTCGGCGGTGGCGCTGCTGATCATGCGCAACCTGGGCCGCGTGAGCGCCGCCCGGCGCCCGGCCGTGCAGCTGCTGGCCGCGCTGGTGATGGGCGTGGCGATCTGCGGCATGCACTACACGGGCATGGCGGCGGCGAATTTCGCGCCCGATTCGGTCTGCCTGAGCGCGGGCGAGCTGCATGGCGCGGGACTCACGGTGATCGTGGTGCTGGCGTCGTGCGTGCTGCTGCTGGGCACGCTGCTCGGCTCCATCCTCGAGGCGCGCATGCAGATGGTCACGCAACGCCTGGCGCTGTCGCTCGAGGACGCCAACGCCGAGCTCACCCATGCCAACCGCGAGCTGCAGCGCCATGCCTTCACCGACGCGCTGACCGGCCTGCCGAACCGCGTGCTGTTCGAGGACCGGCTCGAGCACGCGCTCGCGCGCATGGCGCGCGTCAACCAGCCGCTGGTGAAGGAACGCGTGGCGATCCTGTTCGTCGACCTCGACGGCTTCAAGCCGATCAACGATTCCTTCGGCCACGCGGCCGGCGACGAGATCCTGCGTGCCGCGGCCAGGCGGCTGACGGAGGTCGCGGGCGACGGCGACACGGTGGCGCGCATCGGCGGCGACGAGTTCCTGCTGCTGCTCGAGGGCGTGAGCGATGCGGCCGAGGCTGCCCAGGTCGCCAACCGCGCGCTTCGCAAGCTGGCCGAGCCCTTCTCGCTGCAGGACAAGCCGCTGCAGATCGCCTGCTCGATCGGCATCGTGGTCTACCCCGGCCAGGGCGAGCCCGACAAGCTCGTGGCCAATGCCGACGCCGCGATGTACATCGCCAAGCGCGCCGGCGGCGCGAACTACGTGATGTTCGAATCGCACATGGGCTCCGACGTGGCGGCGCAGCTGCGGCTGCAGAGCGACCTGCGCCGGGCCGTCGACCTGAACCAGTTCGAGCTGCACTACCAGCCGAAGATGGACGGGCGCGACGGCTCGCTCAGCGGCGTGGAGGCGCTGGTGCGCTGGAACCACCCCGAGCTCGGCCTGATCGGGCCGATGCAGTTCATCGGGCTGGCCGAGCGCTTCGGCATGATCGTGCGCCTGGGCGACTGGATCCTCGACGAGGCCTGCCGGCAGATCGCCCAGTGGCGCACGCAGGGGCTGTCGATGCCGGTGGCGGTGAACCTGTCGGTGATGCAGCTGCGCGAGGTCGATTTCGTCGAGCGCGTCGAGCGCGCGCTGACTCGGCATGCGGTGCCGGCCTCGCTGCTGCTGTGCGAGATCACCGAGTCGGTGGCGATGGAGGACATCCGCGCCACGCAACGCACCTTCGAGGGCCTGGCGGCCGTGGGCGTGTTCCTGTCGATCGACGATTTCGGCACCGGCTACTCGAGCCTGAGCCAGCTGCGCCGGCTGCCCGCGCGCCAGGTCAAGATCGACCGCAGCTTCGTGCAGGACCTTGAATCCAAGGAGGATTCGCGCGCCGTGGTCGACGCCGTGATCCGGCTCGCGCACGCGCTGGGCCTGAGCGTGGTGGCCGAGGGCGTCGAGAACGAGGCCCAGCGCGACATCCTGCTGACGATGGGCTGCGACGAGCTGCAGGGCTTCCTGTACTCGCGCGCGCTGCCGGCCCCGCAGCTGTTCGACTGGCTCGCGGTGCGCGCCGCGGCCTGA